In Actinoplanes derwentensis, the following proteins share a genomic window:
- a CDS encoding TetR/AcrR family transcriptional regulator has protein sequence MSERSPAKTPRTLRARVRAEMTEEIKTVARRHLATDGANLSLRAVARDLEMASSAVYRYFASRDELLTALIIDAYNTVGEAAEQAAAAQTAPLEKWLAAGHAVRDWALANPHEWALIYGSPVPGYQAPADTITPATRVLLLLGAILTGAYEAGEIPAREPLAGRFAQELAPIAAQYSPGMPTRVIAETIAAYFQICGAISYELFGQLKNSVEDDRRGFFEFQMRNAAATAGLTGVQ, from the coding sequence ATGAGCGAGCGATCACCAGCGAAAACACCACGAACGCTGCGAGCCCGGGTGCGGGCCGAGATGACCGAGGAGATCAAGACGGTGGCCCGGCGGCACCTGGCAACCGATGGGGCGAACCTGTCGTTGCGGGCGGTCGCACGGGATCTGGAGATGGCCTCGTCCGCGGTCTACCGGTACTTCGCCAGCCGGGACGAACTGCTCACCGCGCTGATCATCGACGCGTACAACACGGTGGGTGAGGCGGCCGAACAGGCCGCGGCGGCACAGACGGCACCGTTGGAGAAGTGGCTGGCGGCCGGGCACGCGGTCCGCGACTGGGCATTGGCCAACCCGCACGAGTGGGCGCTGATCTACGGCAGCCCGGTCCCGGGTTACCAGGCCCCAGCCGACACCATCACCCCGGCCACCCGCGTGTTGCTGCTGCTGGGGGCGATTTTGACCGGGGCGTACGAGGCCGGCGAGATCCCGGCGCGCGAGCCTCTGGCCGGCCGGTTCGCGCAGGAGCTCGCACCGATCGCGGCGCAGTACTCCCCCGGCATGCCGACCCGGGTCATCGCCGAGACCATCGCCGCCTACTTCCAGATCTGCGGCGCGATCAGTTACGAGCTGTTCGGGCAACTCAAGAACTCGGTCGAGGACGACCGGCGAGGTTTCTTCGAGTTCCAGATGCGCAACGCGGCCGCGACGGCGGGCCTAACGGGCGTGCAGTAA
- a CDS encoding class I SAM-dependent methyltransferase, with the protein MRQGSPSRTAWSAARYRAAHQLLEGGSIFKDDLAVRLSGEPEAALLADEPRRGMRLFIAARHRFAEDALAAAVSRGVRQVVVLGAGLDTFAYRNPYPNLSVVEVDHPDTQEWKRERLASAGIVVPPNVRYLGVDFETLSLPRWDQPTFFLWLGVVPYLTVAAFTSTMSSTVGHEVVFDYAQSPDRTTGDRRAALEARTDRVAKLGEPWLSYFEPDEIDSRLRGLGFAEIEDLGPSALAARYFGRTDVPPSTPGGHLLHAR; encoded by the coding sequence ATGCGACAGGGATCACCGAGCCGGACAGCGTGGAGTGCCGCGCGCTACCGGGCCGCCCATCAGCTCCTGGAGGGCGGGTCGATCTTCAAAGACGATTTGGCGGTACGCCTGTCAGGTGAACCCGAAGCCGCCCTCCTCGCCGACGAACCGCGCCGGGGCATGCGTCTGTTCATCGCGGCCCGGCATCGGTTCGCCGAGGACGCGCTGGCCGCCGCTGTGTCCCGGGGAGTCCGGCAGGTGGTGGTGCTCGGGGCGGGGCTGGACACGTTCGCCTACCGCAACCCGTACCCGAACCTGTCGGTCGTCGAAGTCGATCATCCGGACACGCAGGAGTGGAAGCGGGAACGGCTCGCGTCGGCTGGCATCGTCGTCCCGCCGAACGTGCGCTACCTGGGCGTCGACTTCGAGACCTTGTCCCTTCCCCGGTGGGATCAGCCGACGTTCTTCCTCTGGCTGGGTGTGGTGCCCTACCTGACCGTCGCTGCCTTCACCTCGACGATGTCGTCGACCGTCGGGCACGAGGTCGTCTTCGACTACGCCCAGTCACCCGATCGGACGACCGGTGATCGCCGGGCCGCTCTGGAGGCGCGCACTGACCGGGTGGCCAAGCTCGGCGAGCCGTGGCTCAGCTATTTCGAGCCCGACGAGATCGACTCCCGGTTGCGAGGGCTCGGATTCGCCGAGATCGAGGACCTGGGGCCGTCAGCGCTGGCCGCACGCTACTTCGGCCGCACCGACGTGCCGCCCTCAACCCCCGGAGGCCACTTACTGCACGCCCGTTAG
- a CDS encoding MGMT family protein produces the protein MTPQEYVEEVLSLVERIPEGRVMSYGAIADALADRSGRNSPRQVGRIMSLHGGAVPWHRVCSGGGRLPPGHEARAKALLVAEGVPMRGDRVLIADASWMP, from the coding sequence ATGACACCGCAGGAGTACGTCGAAGAGGTCCTCAGCCTCGTGGAGCGCATTCCCGAGGGCCGGGTGATGTCGTACGGCGCGATCGCCGACGCCCTCGCCGACCGCTCGGGCCGCAACTCACCACGACAGGTCGGCCGGATCATGTCGCTGCACGGCGGTGCGGTCCCGTGGCATCGGGTGTGCAGCGGCGGCGGCCGGCTTCCCCCAGGTCACGAGGCGCGGGCCAAGGCCCTGCTGGTGGCCGAGGGCGTGCCGATGCGCGGCGACCGGGTCCTGATCGCCGACGCCTCCTGGATGCCGTGA
- the proB gene encoding glutamate 5-kinase, translating into MRELVTGARRIVVKVGSSSLTTATGGIDEQRVDALIDVLGKLAADGREVVLVSSGAIAAGLAPLHLRRRPRDLATQQAAASVGQGLLIGRYIAGFARHGITVGQVLLTVDDVTRRVHYRNAYRTLRKLLDLGALPIVNENDTVATEEIRFGDNDRLAALVAALADADLLVLLSDVDALYTGNPADPSSVRIPLVRDDRDLDGVTVGSAGKAGVGTGGMVTKVEAARIATGFGIPVVLTAAPLAAEALGGEEVGTLFEAAAKRPAARLFWLAHATSPRGRLHLDAGAVAAVVARRKSLLPAGITAVDGSFAAGDPVDLVDAESGTPVARGLVNYDAVELPALLGRSTPELAAELGPGYEREVVHRDDLVLL; encoded by the coding sequence GTGCGGGAACTGGTGACCGGTGCGCGACGGATCGTGGTGAAGGTGGGCTCGTCCTCACTGACCACCGCGACGGGCGGCATCGACGAGCAACGGGTCGATGCCCTGATCGACGTGCTGGGCAAACTGGCAGCCGACGGGCGTGAGGTGGTGCTGGTCTCCAGCGGCGCGATCGCCGCCGGGCTGGCCCCGTTGCATCTGCGGCGCCGGCCGCGCGACCTGGCCACCCAGCAGGCCGCCGCTTCGGTGGGCCAGGGTCTCCTGATCGGGCGGTACATCGCCGGTTTCGCCCGGCACGGCATCACCGTCGGGCAGGTGCTGCTGACCGTCGACGACGTGACCCGGCGCGTGCACTATCGCAACGCCTATCGCACGCTGCGCAAACTGCTCGATCTGGGCGCGCTTCCGATCGTGAACGAGAACGACACGGTGGCCACCGAGGAGATCCGGTTCGGCGACAACGACCGGCTGGCCGCGCTGGTGGCCGCGCTGGCCGACGCTGATCTGCTGGTGCTGCTCTCCGACGTGGACGCGCTCTACACCGGCAATCCGGCCGACCCGTCGTCGGTGCGGATTCCGCTGGTCCGCGACGACCGGGACCTCGATGGGGTGACGGTCGGATCGGCCGGTAAGGCCGGAGTCGGCACCGGTGGCATGGTCACCAAGGTCGAGGCGGCCCGGATCGCCACCGGTTTCGGCATCCCGGTGGTGCTGACCGCGGCGCCGCTGGCCGCCGAGGCGCTCGGCGGCGAGGAGGTCGGAACGCTGTTCGAGGCGGCCGCGAAACGACCGGCGGCCCGGCTGTTCTGGCTGGCCCACGCCACGTCTCCGCGCGGGCGCCTGCACCTGGACGCGGGGGCCGTCGCGGCGGTGGTGGCCCGGCGCAAGTCGTTGCTGCCGGCCGGGATCACCGCGGTGGACGGGTCGTTCGCAGCCGGGGATCCGGTGGACCTGGTGGACGCCGAGTCCGGGACACCGGTCGCCCGGGGACTGGTCAACTACGACGCGGTGGAACTTCCGGCACTGCTGGGACGGTCCACACCGGAGTTGGCCGCGGAGCTGGGGCCGGGATATGAACGAGAGGTCGTCCACCGCGACGACCTGGTTCTTCTCTAA